From Salvelinus sp. IW2-2015 linkage group LG2, ASM291031v2, whole genome shotgun sequence, one genomic window encodes:
- the pgap1 gene encoding GPI inositol-deacylase isoform X1, which produces MRVATVAFYGCALGLLAMGLREMFSGFEENRCTMTYMFEYPEYRRIALPRRVARQYPAYGLYLYGEGQYAQDTRGLKLTGAPVLFLPGNAGSYKQARSLGSVALRKAEALEGGVHLNVFTIDFNEELVALYGGSLRRQTHFLHESIKAILRLYKDHEAPPHSVVLVGHSMGGVVARALFTLPRFSPRLVSLIITQASPHQAPVLSLDAHLLEFYSAVRQRWVGRAEDLRNVTVLSVGGGYRDYQVRSGLTALPCPQDDPSKLSLVVTAVPRTWVSTDHLSIVWCKELVLATVRAFFDLIEPETGQFSDDPERRMAILHHHFIRHPVRVLGEQLETPVSLSGSPKTWSEVNTLRLAYSAPKEGQAKYFLFALSSRRRAYSHFYCRSNNLSLQQEMTSWVYGCTQMNGSMCVQAVDLSFGTELLPAYKVLTLSLRELSSVSHLIVVASNLNGRQFTVECEWQRQESQTVSLPVPHVLSFGMSVSDVTLNSTGLRHTIELQHFHQVYQAFRISVVSHCKVTKTDRLPNVYIMKVPWFREDSVTTSSIPSVTEISGMLHTSRPDNSTGVLLQLHTAPNCHYKVSVRTSFPRVLGQVLRFCGPVLPVYVAVALLLACGGQMSSVVRTGRPLQMSHAVARSLQPHKVDLPVYLLHLLLRYSWFQDGWSTLHLPPLDALPATSPDGTTQEGLPLNEDWPRLLSPLLYVLGAAMAFWGSVLLRLFLRLLSLLLAPLHRPSVSRDCGTLCRRTQLLLILCLSVLGWASCGALSITATFLLHLYRVLRLQMTERSLSHMLNLAPEKQTDKDNGTGNKEKGTGEKEKGTGEKEKGTGEKEKGTGEKEKGTGEKEKGTGNSDSLDSKPKECNGAPLLSDSVLQDVRDDLQLHISLSALLTLPVMLCAPSLIHWTRNLRYSVACLDPDPCWPHSVPLFIASLLLINCNTLTLSYSKTLPITSRLLLPLSVAMVTFSPLHLYRVNYFVSAALVPLAVSCLF; this is translated from the exons ATGAGAGTCGCCACTGTGGCCTTTTACGGGTGTGCACTGGGTCTTCTGGCGATGGGCCTGCGAGAAATGTTTTCGGGATTTGAAGAGAATAGGTGCACAATGACCTATATGTTCGAGTACCCCGAGTACCGG CGTATTGCCCTGCCCCGACGCGTGGCCCGCCAATATCCAGCGTATGGGCTTTACCTGTACGGAGAGGGCCAGTACGCTCAGGACACTCGCGGACTCAAACTAACCGGGGCTCCTGTTCTTTTCCTACCTGGAAACGCAGGCAGCTACAAACAAG CTCGCTCCCTTGGTTCGGTGGCTCTGAGGAAGGCTGAGGCCCTGGAAGGAGGGGTCCACCTCAACGTGTTCACCATCGACTTCAACGAGGAGCTTGTGGCCCTGTATGGAGGCAGCCTGCGCCGGCAGACCCACTTCCTACACGAGAGCATCAAGGCCATCCTGCGCCTCTACAAA GACCATGAAGCCCCCCCTCATAGTGTGGTGTTGGTCGGTCACTCCATGGGGGGAGTGGTGGCCCGAGCCCTCTTCACCCTGCCCCGCTTCAGCCCTCGCCTTGTCAGCCTCATCATCACCCAGGCCTCCCCTCACCAGGCCCCCGTGCTGTCCCTCGACGCACACCTACTGG agttcTACTCTGCTGTGAGACAGCGCTGGGTGGGTCGAGCGGAAGACCTGCGCAACGTGACAGTTCTCTCCGTGGGGGGTGGTTACCGTGACTACCAGGTGCGCTCCGGCCTCACGGCCCTGCCCTGCCCCCAGGACGACCCAAGCAAGCTGTCTCTGGTG GTTACTGCTGTTCCTAGGACCTGGGTGTCCACGGACCACCTGTCCATTGTTTG GTGCAAAGAGCTGGTTCTGGCCACTGTGCGGGCATTCTTTGACCTCATTGAACCTGAAACGGGACAG ttttcagACGATCCAGAGAGGAGAATGGCCATTCTGCACCATCATTTTATCAGACACCCTGTACGTGTGCTGGGTGAGCAGCTAGAGACGCCCGTTTCCCTCTCAG GGTCTCCTAAAACGTGGAGCGAGGTGAACACACTCCGTCTGGCGTACAGTGCTCCCAAA GAAGGACAAGCCAAGTATTTCCTGTTTGCCCTCTCCAGTCGCAGGAGAGCCTACAGTCACTTCTACTGTCGCAGCAACAACCTG TCTCTCCAACAGGAAATGACGAGCTGGGTTTACGGTTGTACACAGATGAACGGATCCATGTG TGTGCAGGCAGTGGATCTGTCTTTTGGAACAGAACTTCTCCCAGCTTACAAG GTTCTGACTTTGAGCCTCCGTGAGCTGTCGTCTGTCTCTCACCTCATTGTGGTCGCCTCCAACCTCAACGGTAGACAG ttcacagtggaGTGTGAGTGGCAGAGACAGGAGTCTCAGACCGTCTCTCTGCCAGTACCACACGTTCTCTCCTTCG GCATGAGTGTTAGTGACGTCACTCTCAACTCCACCGGACTTCGGCACACCATTGAGCTGCAGCACTTTCATCAG GTCTATCAGGCTTTCAGAATCTCAGTCGTAAGCCACTGCAAAGTAACCAAAACAG ACAGACTGCCCAATGTCTACATAATGAAGGTGCCATGGTTTAGGGAGGACTCCGTTACCACGTCCAG TATTCCCTCTGTAACAGAGATATCAGGAATGCTCCACACAAGTCGTCCTGACAACTCCACTGGTGTGCTGTTGCAGCTTCACACTGCCCCCAACTGCCACTATAAG GTATCTGTGAGAACATCATTTCCCAGAGTGCTTGGACAG GTGCTGAGGTTCTGTGGGCCCGTGTTGCCGGTGTACGTGGCTGTAGCGCTCCTACTGGCCTGTGGGGGGCAGATGTCCTCTGTCGTGAGGACGGGGCGCCCCCTACAGATGAGCCATGCCGTGGCCAGATCCCTGCAGCCCCACAAGGTGGACCTTCCCGTCTACCTGCTGCATCTGCTGCTCAG GTATAGCTGGTTCCAGGATGGTTGGTCCACTCTTCATCTCCCGCCGTTAGATGCTCTCCCCGCCACCTCCCCAGATGGTACGACACAGGAGGGGTTGCCCCTAAACGAAGACTGGCCACGCCTCCTGTCCCCCCTGCTGTATGTTTTGGGAGCAGCCATGGCCTTCTGGGGCAGCGTGCTGCTCCGCCTCTTTCTAAGGCTGCTTTCGTTGCTATTGGCCCCGCTTCACAG GCCCTCTGTGTCTCGGGACTGCGGCACCCTGTGTAGGCGGACTCAGCTGCTCCTCATCCTGTGTCTGAGTGTGTTAGGATGGGCTTCCTGTGGAGCCCTGTCAATCACAGCCACCTTCCTGTTGCATCTCTACCGA GTTCTGAGGCTACAGATGACAGAGAGATCTCTGAGTCATATGCTGAACCTG GCGCCcgagaaacaaacagacaaagacAACGGAACTGGAAACAAAGAGAAAGGCACCGGGGAAAAAGAGAAAGGCACCGGGGAAAAAGAGAAAGGCACCGGGGAAAAAGAGAAAGGCACCGGGGAAAAAGAGAAAGGCACCGGGGAAAAAGAGAAAGGCACCGGGAACAGTGATTCCCTGGACAGCAAACCTAAAGAATGTAACGGCGCCCCCCTGCTGTCGGACTCAGTACTGCAGGATGTGAGAGATGACCTGCAGCTGCACATTAGCCTTTCTGCTCTCCTCACTCTACCAGTCATGCTCTGTGCCCCATCACTGATCCACTGGACCCGCAACCTCAG ATATTCTGTTGCTTGTTTGGATCCTGATCCTTGCTGGCCCCACTCCGTGCCTCTCTTCATCGCCTCTCTGCTGCTCATCAACTGTAACACACTCACTCTCAGCTACAG TAAAACCCTGCCTATCACATCCCGCCTGCTGTTGCCTCTCTCCGTTGCCATGGTGACTTTCTCCCCACTCCATCTATACCGCGTAAACTACTTTGTGTCCGCAGCCCTAGTTCCGCTGgctgtttcctgtctcttctgA
- the pgap1 gene encoding GPI inositol-deacylase isoform X2 has product MRVATVAFYGCALGLLAMGLREMFSGFEENRCTMTYMFEYPEYRRIALPRRVARQYPAYGLYLYGEGQYAQDTRGLKLTGAPVLFLPGNAGSYKQARSLGSVALRKAEALEGGVHLNVFTIDFNEELVALYGGSLRRQTHFLHESIKAILRLYKDHEAPPHSVVLVGHSMGGVVARALFTLPRFSPRLVSLIITQASPHQAPVLSLDAHLLEFYSAVRQRWVGRAEDLRNVTVLSVGGGYRDYQVRSGLTALPCPQDDPSKLSLVVTAVPRTWVSTDHLSIVWCKELVLATVRAFFDLIEPETGQFSDDPERRMAILHHHFIRHPVRVLGEQLETPVSLSGSPKTWSEVNTLRLAYSAPKEGQAKYFLFALSSRRRAYSHFYCRSNNLEMTSWVYGCTQMNGSMCVQAVDLSFGTELLPAYKVLTLSLRELSSVSHLIVVASNLNGRQFTVECEWQRQESQTVSLPVPHVLSFGMSVSDVTLNSTGLRHTIELQHFHQVYQAFRISVVSHCKVTKTDRLPNVYIMKVPWFREDSVTTSSIPSVTEISGMLHTSRPDNSTGVLLQLHTAPNCHYKVSVRTSFPRVLGQVLRFCGPVLPVYVAVALLLACGGQMSSVVRTGRPLQMSHAVARSLQPHKVDLPVYLLHLLLRYSWFQDGWSTLHLPPLDALPATSPDGTTQEGLPLNEDWPRLLSPLLYVLGAAMAFWGSVLLRLFLRLLSLLLAPLHRPSVSRDCGTLCRRTQLLLILCLSVLGWASCGALSITATFLLHLYRVLRLQMTERSLSHMLNLAPEKQTDKDNGTGNKEKGTGEKEKGTGEKEKGTGEKEKGTGEKEKGTGEKEKGTGNSDSLDSKPKECNGAPLLSDSVLQDVRDDLQLHISLSALLTLPVMLCAPSLIHWTRNLRYSVACLDPDPCWPHSVPLFIASLLLINCNTLTLSYSKTLPITSRLLLPLSVAMVTFSPLHLYRVNYFVSAALVPLAVSCLF; this is encoded by the exons ATGAGAGTCGCCACTGTGGCCTTTTACGGGTGTGCACTGGGTCTTCTGGCGATGGGCCTGCGAGAAATGTTTTCGGGATTTGAAGAGAATAGGTGCACAATGACCTATATGTTCGAGTACCCCGAGTACCGG CGTATTGCCCTGCCCCGACGCGTGGCCCGCCAATATCCAGCGTATGGGCTTTACCTGTACGGAGAGGGCCAGTACGCTCAGGACACTCGCGGACTCAAACTAACCGGGGCTCCTGTTCTTTTCCTACCTGGAAACGCAGGCAGCTACAAACAAG CTCGCTCCCTTGGTTCGGTGGCTCTGAGGAAGGCTGAGGCCCTGGAAGGAGGGGTCCACCTCAACGTGTTCACCATCGACTTCAACGAGGAGCTTGTGGCCCTGTATGGAGGCAGCCTGCGCCGGCAGACCCACTTCCTACACGAGAGCATCAAGGCCATCCTGCGCCTCTACAAA GACCATGAAGCCCCCCCTCATAGTGTGGTGTTGGTCGGTCACTCCATGGGGGGAGTGGTGGCCCGAGCCCTCTTCACCCTGCCCCGCTTCAGCCCTCGCCTTGTCAGCCTCATCATCACCCAGGCCTCCCCTCACCAGGCCCCCGTGCTGTCCCTCGACGCACACCTACTGG agttcTACTCTGCTGTGAGACAGCGCTGGGTGGGTCGAGCGGAAGACCTGCGCAACGTGACAGTTCTCTCCGTGGGGGGTGGTTACCGTGACTACCAGGTGCGCTCCGGCCTCACGGCCCTGCCCTGCCCCCAGGACGACCCAAGCAAGCTGTCTCTGGTG GTTACTGCTGTTCCTAGGACCTGGGTGTCCACGGACCACCTGTCCATTGTTTG GTGCAAAGAGCTGGTTCTGGCCACTGTGCGGGCATTCTTTGACCTCATTGAACCTGAAACGGGACAG ttttcagACGATCCAGAGAGGAGAATGGCCATTCTGCACCATCATTTTATCAGACACCCTGTACGTGTGCTGGGTGAGCAGCTAGAGACGCCCGTTTCCCTCTCAG GGTCTCCTAAAACGTGGAGCGAGGTGAACACACTCCGTCTGGCGTACAGTGCTCCCAAA GAAGGACAAGCCAAGTATTTCCTGTTTGCCCTCTCCAGTCGCAGGAGAGCCTACAGTCACTTCTACTGTCGCAGCAACAACCTG GAAATGACGAGCTGGGTTTACGGTTGTACACAGATGAACGGATCCATGTG TGTGCAGGCAGTGGATCTGTCTTTTGGAACAGAACTTCTCCCAGCTTACAAG GTTCTGACTTTGAGCCTCCGTGAGCTGTCGTCTGTCTCTCACCTCATTGTGGTCGCCTCCAACCTCAACGGTAGACAG ttcacagtggaGTGTGAGTGGCAGAGACAGGAGTCTCAGACCGTCTCTCTGCCAGTACCACACGTTCTCTCCTTCG GCATGAGTGTTAGTGACGTCACTCTCAACTCCACCGGACTTCGGCACACCATTGAGCTGCAGCACTTTCATCAG GTCTATCAGGCTTTCAGAATCTCAGTCGTAAGCCACTGCAAAGTAACCAAAACAG ACAGACTGCCCAATGTCTACATAATGAAGGTGCCATGGTTTAGGGAGGACTCCGTTACCACGTCCAG TATTCCCTCTGTAACAGAGATATCAGGAATGCTCCACACAAGTCGTCCTGACAACTCCACTGGTGTGCTGTTGCAGCTTCACACTGCCCCCAACTGCCACTATAAG GTATCTGTGAGAACATCATTTCCCAGAGTGCTTGGACAG GTGCTGAGGTTCTGTGGGCCCGTGTTGCCGGTGTACGTGGCTGTAGCGCTCCTACTGGCCTGTGGGGGGCAGATGTCCTCTGTCGTGAGGACGGGGCGCCCCCTACAGATGAGCCATGCCGTGGCCAGATCCCTGCAGCCCCACAAGGTGGACCTTCCCGTCTACCTGCTGCATCTGCTGCTCAG GTATAGCTGGTTCCAGGATGGTTGGTCCACTCTTCATCTCCCGCCGTTAGATGCTCTCCCCGCCACCTCCCCAGATGGTACGACACAGGAGGGGTTGCCCCTAAACGAAGACTGGCCACGCCTCCTGTCCCCCCTGCTGTATGTTTTGGGAGCAGCCATGGCCTTCTGGGGCAGCGTGCTGCTCCGCCTCTTTCTAAGGCTGCTTTCGTTGCTATTGGCCCCGCTTCACAG GCCCTCTGTGTCTCGGGACTGCGGCACCCTGTGTAGGCGGACTCAGCTGCTCCTCATCCTGTGTCTGAGTGTGTTAGGATGGGCTTCCTGTGGAGCCCTGTCAATCACAGCCACCTTCCTGTTGCATCTCTACCGA GTTCTGAGGCTACAGATGACAGAGAGATCTCTGAGTCATATGCTGAACCTG GCGCCcgagaaacaaacagacaaagacAACGGAACTGGAAACAAAGAGAAAGGCACCGGGGAAAAAGAGAAAGGCACCGGGGAAAAAGAGAAAGGCACCGGGGAAAAAGAGAAAGGCACCGGGGAAAAAGAGAAAGGCACCGGGGAAAAAGAGAAAGGCACCGGGAACAGTGATTCCCTGGACAGCAAACCTAAAGAATGTAACGGCGCCCCCCTGCTGTCGGACTCAGTACTGCAGGATGTGAGAGATGACCTGCAGCTGCACATTAGCCTTTCTGCTCTCCTCACTCTACCAGTCATGCTCTGTGCCCCATCACTGATCCACTGGACCCGCAACCTCAG ATATTCTGTTGCTTGTTTGGATCCTGATCCTTGCTGGCCCCACTCCGTGCCTCTCTTCATCGCCTCTCTGCTGCTCATCAACTGTAACACACTCACTCTCAGCTACAG TAAAACCCTGCCTATCACATCCCGCCTGCTGTTGCCTCTCTCCGTTGCCATGGTGACTTTCTCCCCACTCCATCTATACCGCGTAAACTACTTTGTGTCCGCAGCCCTAGTTCCGCTGgctgtttcctgtctcttctgA